The DNA region CCAGGGTCAGTTGCGCCTGGGTATTGGCCCAGGTTTGCAGGCCGCCGGTAGCAGGAATATTGATAACCCCGGTTGGTACACCGTCCACCAGCACATTGATGCTGCCGCCGGTTTCACTGGCTACGCGCAGATCGAGATCGTAGGCGGTAGCTGTGCTGGTCAGGTTGTACTCCACCCAGCCGCCGGCCTCCATATCGCTCAGGTTGAGGAAGCCGGAAGCATCGCGTGTTTCCTCAACGCGGACACCGCTGCGCGCCGCGTAATTCTCGGCCTGCACCAGCTTGGGCAGGGTGTGCACACTGGTCTCGCCGTGAACCGGCATATTGACGTAAATACTGCCCAGCTCGGTCAGCACGCCGGACTGGCGATAATCAAACAGCCCGTTAAAGGGATGCCCGTTGCGGCGGCCGGTAAACCAGGCATAGCGCTCCATATCCGAATTGCTTTCAAAGGAATCCACCACCTGGATCAGCATACGCTTCTGGTCGTCCAGGGTTTTCACCGTTTCCCAGGCGGAAAATTCTGTCATCCAAATGGGGCGGCCGTATTTTTTAAACTCGTTCACATACCACTCGACACCATACACATCCGGCATATAGGCGTGGATGGAAATGGCATCCACCCGGCAGGTGGGACAGAGTTCAAAAAAATCATCCAGGTAATCGAAAGGGCTGTAATAGGTAGTGCCGTTTTCGGTGACGCAATGGCCGCAGAAGTTCATGGCGACACTGACGATCTTCAAACCGAACTCATCAGCGATGGCTTCCAGCCGCGGCCATTGGGCAACCGCCTGGGAAGGGGTCATATTGGCCTGGTCGATAAAGTTGGGCTCGTTAAAGGCGAGGATGTACTTCACATCCGGGTGGGCGGCGATATAGGCGCGCATGGCAGCGTCGTTAAAGTTGCCGTTCCAGGCCATGGGCGCAAACTCCACACCGTATTGCCGGTACACGTCCTTTATCATCAAATCCGGGCTGTGGCTCCAGTTGTACCACCAGCTGATGCCCCTGGAGATAACCGCCAGATCCTCCAGCGAGTGGCTGCCGTAACCCAGGCCGCGCTTGGCGCTCTTGGCCTGGCCGTAATCCTTGTCGATAAAAATAAACGTCCTCGCCGTCGAGCTGAGTTCGCCGTCGCTCACTGTCAGGGTGACATGGTAGGCGCCTTCGCTGGTGTAGGTGTGGTTGACATTCACCCCGGTCGCGCTGGTGCCATCGCCAAAATCCCACACATAACTAAGTTCATCGCCATTGACATCAACGGACCTGCTGCCATCAAAGTTGATGATCGCCGGCGCTATACCGCCCATCAGCGAGGTTTTGATCGCGGCCGATGGTGCGCGGTTAACCGGGGTGCCGTTGGTGCCCGGGTCCTGCGCCGCCTGGCCGCCGGAGAGATACACATCATCGATACTGATGCCGTCGGTTTCACCGCCGCCCAGCACTTGCAGCAGTTGGCGCACATCAAACAGATCCAGATCCCTGGCCAGCTCGCTCATGGGAATCTCGATCTCGTGCCACTGGCCGTCGCGCACAAAGCCGTAGGGGTCATTACCGGCCTTGAACTGGATCCACTTCTGGCCGATACCGTCCTGGGAGCCGCTTTTAAAACCTATCTGGAAATCGCCGGGGTGGGTGGTTTTCAGGGAAAAATGCAGCTTGGCTTCGGGGTTGTCGAACGCGGTGAGGTTAAAGCCATCACGCGCAGTCAGGCCCATGCCGAACCAGCCCTTGCCGGTGGATTTCAGGTGCAGGGCCGAATTGCCCTCTTTGTTATCACCGTTCTCCAGGGTCAGGGTTTCGTCCCACAGGAACAGATCACCGCTGACGCCAAAGGCAAATTCACCGGCATTCTTATGCGCCGGAGTCTCGGTATAGATACCGAAATTGCCAAACTCGGGCGCTTGCAGGGCGATGCTTTCGCTCAGGTAGATATTGTCAAAGGCAATTTCCATGGGCTCGGCCGGGCCGGGGCCGAAGACGCTGAAAAAGGTTTTGATGGTTTCAAAATCCAGGTTGCCGAATTTGCTCAGCGGGATAGCCACATGGTGCCACTCGCCATCGCGCACCAGGCCGTACTGGTCGCCGCCCTCATAAAAATCCACCTTGCCATCGCCACCCGAGGTGCTGGCCATGCCGATGCTGAAATTGCCGGGGGAACTGGTTTTGATATCCAGGTGCAGGTAGCCATGCTGGTAATTGCGCATGTTGTAGTCCTTGTGCAGCAGGCCCATGCCCCACCAGTCGCCGGGCGCGATGGAATAGGCCAGGGCGCCGCTGCCCTCGGAGGGCGTGGTGGCAATATTGGTCATATTGTTCCACACATACAGATTGGTGCGGTCGCCCCAGTTCAGCTCATTGAGTACCGGCGTGGTTTCCGTGCTGATGCCGAAATTGCCGCTCGGCAGGTCGTCGTTGGCCACAGACAGCTCAGTGTGCTCATTGGCGTAGAGACGCACATAGTCCACATACATCCGGGCCGGGAAAGGCGCGGTGATCTGCGCGGGGTCGGTGATCTCCACAAAGTTCCAGCCACCCACGGCGAGGTTGAGGATGATCGACGCCGGGTTGTCGCGCAGTTCCGCCATATTGGCGTCGGTGATTTCCATGGTGAAATAAGGATTGTTATCCACGCTGATGGTGACATGGGTGGGCGTCCACTCCAGCCTGTAGGTGTGGTAGTCCTCATAGAAATTGGCAGGCAACTGGGTAGATTGTGCAAAGTCAGCCTGTAGCCAATCACTCCAGGTGCCCGATTCGTGCCACCAGTGCACAGCGGCGGATACGGACTTGTTGACCGTGCCGTCCAACTGCGCGGAGCGATAACCCGCCTCAAGGATGTCCCACTCGCCGGATTTGGGCCAGCCGTCCAGGCCAAAGTTGGTGCCCAGCATCCAGAATGCCGGCCACAGGCCGTTATCCACCCGCGGCAATTTGATACGCGCCTCCAGGGTGCCAAAGCGGAAGGACATGCGCCCATTAGTATGCAGCCGTGCCGAGGTGAACTCCCGACCCTCATAGGCTTCGCGCCGGGCCTCGATAACCAGCTTGCCATCTTCTATATAGGCGTTTTCACTGCGCGCGGTGTAATACTGCAATTCGCCATTGCCGTTGCCATCGCCACCGACCTTATAGGACCAGATGGAATGGTCGATCCGCGTACCGTTAAATTCATCCGCCCAGAGTGGAGTAGGTGTTTGTGCAAAGCTGGTAGGGGGACATAGCAGAACACCCAGCGCCAGTACGCCGGGCATGAATAACCGCAAGGGAGTTTTCATGGTAATACCTGCGAAATTATGGTTATTGGTTTTGCATGAGTCATGCTTGAACGTCTCTCGGGGCCTGCGGGCCCTGAACCGGGCGGATAGCTCCGCCAGGCCGAAAGAGTTTCACTCCAATTTCCATCCGCAGCGTTCGCCTGAGCGTGCAAACCCGTATTTTTCAGGTTTGCCTGGTGTGTACCATCCGAACACAACCGCCATCCAGACCGATAAAACAGTAATGTCCGCCACCGGTGTCCCACTTTGGGTATTTACAGGTATAACTGGGAATACCAGGTGCGGAACAAGTTAACCCAGAATGATATGCGGAATAAAACGCGAGGAATCCTTGGTAATCAAGGTGGCATCTTCACGGATACAGATACCGGCGGCACTGTCACCGACCACCCAGCTGCCGAGCATGGTGTAGGTATCCTGCCCACGCTGGTGGTCGCAGAACTTCGGCAGGGGTTGCAATGCCTGGCGGATATAGCGTCCGTCGCTGTAAGGCCCCTGCGCCGTCACCCTATCGCCCGCGGCGGTGATCATCTCCACATTGGCCCCCTCCCGTGAGAATAAGGGCTTGCGTACCCATCCCGGCCCCATGGGCTCGCTGCGCGGGGTTTCAAAAAAGGCGGGCAGCAAGTTGGGGTGATTAGGATAGCGCTGCCATAACAGGGGCAGTATGCCCTTGTTGGAGAGCAGCATTTTCCAGGCCGGTTCAATGAACTGGGTTTGGCTGGATTGGATCACCGACGCGAAATCCTCACGCACCATAAACTCCCAAGGGTAGAGCTTGAACAGGCCGGCCATGGCAGTACCCTGCTCATCCACCAACTGGCCATTCAATTCGCCGATGTCTTCCAGGGCGATATAGCGATTCTCCATTCCCACCTGGGTGGCCAAATCCATCAGATAGGCTACGGTTCCCTTGTCTTCAACACTGTCGCGCACACTGGCAAAGTAAAACGGCTGGGGCAATGCCAGCTCAGCAAAGGCCTGTTCAAGTTTGTCTTGCAGCGAGTTGAACTGGTCGGCCTGGGCCGGGAGCTTGCCGCTGCCGATCTGCTCCTCCAGCCATACCCACTGGAAAAAACCGGTTTCAAACAGCGAGGTGGGCGTGTCGTAATTCAGCTCCAGCAGTTTCGCGGGGCCATTGCCATCGTAGACAAAATCCATGCGCCCATAGAGGTGGGGCTCGCCCCTGTTCCAGGAATTCCAGATATAGCTCCAGAAATCGCGCGGAATATCGAGCAGGGTCAGCATTTCCTCGCTGCGGGTAATATCGCCCACCATGTCCATCACCATCTGGTGCAGCGCTTCGGTGGGTGTTTCCAGATCCTCCTCTACCTGACGCAGGCTGAACTGGTAATAGGCGGTTTCATCCCAATAGGGCTCACCGTCAAAGGTATGAAATAAAAACCCGACTTCCTCAGCATGCGCGCGCCAGTGGGCGCGCTCCTCGATGGCGACACGCTTCATAAATCAGCCGCCAAAGCCGGTCGCCGGGGCACGCATGGCGGCCTGCTGGCCAAAACCGCCGCGGCGCACCACCTGGCCTACCTTGGGCTGCACCTGAGAGGGGCGCAGGGTAATCGGGCCAATGCCTTTCGACACCGGCTGGTTGGTGGCAGTGCGGAAAGTGCTGCGATCATCGCGGGATTTGTACAATGGCTGGCTGGGAATGGCGCGCTGGTTCCTCGCCTGCAGGTTTTGCGCATTAGCGCCCCCCATCAGTTGGCCCGCCAGGAATCCCATCATCATCGGCATAAACACACTGCCACCGGATGTCGTTTGATAAGGGGCTGTTTCACATTGGCCAGCACCAAAGTCAGCTTCACACTCCTGCTTGTTCAGATACTTGGGCGCTACTTGCGGGTGCAATGCCTGGGCAGCGGTATAGTCAGACTCACACTGTTCAGCACTGACCACCAGGGATTGGGCACACTCTGTCGGGCTGGAGAACACCACGGCAGACTGCTCGCGGTCTTCACCGCACCCGGCCAGCATCAGGGTGGTTGCCGGCACCATCAATACCAAAGCGGCTTTTTTACTGCGTTTCATGGTCTTGCTCCACTCTCTCAATCGATTAATAGGTCATGCAGGCAGCGTTGAGCATACCAACGGCAATAGCGGCTGCACCGGAAAAGGCACCGGCGGCAACTTCCCCCTGGGTGATACGCTCCGGCAATTGTTTCAGGCTAAAGCGCAACACCACAAACGTCAGCACTTGTACCACCAGGGCAACTGCGCCCCAGATCGCACAATCCACCAGAGACAGCGAGTTGGTGATTGCACTGGACAAGGGCCAGGCAAAACCGATCAGCGCACCGCCAAAGGCCAGGGCCGCAGAGGTGTTATTAGCGCGAATCAATGCCAGTTCATCCTGCGGCGTTACCCAGGTGTAGACACGGATAAATATAAGCAGAAGGACGATGGCCAGGGCGAAATACGCCAGGAAAGCCGGCAGGCCAGCCAGGGAGGAGAGTGTGGTTTCAAGCATGGTAGATCCTTATGGGTGATGTTAACCGGCAACGACAATGTTAAGGCTATTCTGAGTGGGGGCGATTCTGACATAAAAAGCAGGCTCTCCATACCTGCGTACCTGGAATCTTCCGGCTTATAAACAATCGAGGGCGAATCGACTATTTTTGTGCAGCACATATAACCAACAGTACTTTATAGAAAAATTTTAATACCCCACCATCTTGCACTTGCGCAATATTCAACCTAGACTGTCATCACTCAAATTCCGATAACTGGTTCACATTTTTATGCTCAAGCAAGTGTCCATCGCGGTCTCCTTCTTTC from Cellvibrio japonicus Ueda107 includes:
- a CDS encoding DUF350 domain-containing protein, whose protein sequence is MLETTLSSLAGLPAFLAYFALAIVLLLIFIRVYTWVTPQDELALIRANNTSAALAFGGALIGFAWPLSSAITNSLSLVDCAIWGAVALVVQVLTFVVLRFSLKQLPERITQGEVAAGAFSGAAAIAVGMLNAACMTY
- a CDS encoding glutathionylspermidine synthase family protein; its protein translation is MKRVAIEERAHWRAHAEEVGFLFHTFDGEPYWDETAYYQFSLRQVEEDLETPTEALHQMVMDMVGDITRSEEMLTLLDIPRDFWSYIWNSWNRGEPHLYGRMDFVYDGNGPAKLLELNYDTPTSLFETGFFQWVWLEEQIGSGKLPAQADQFNSLQDKLEQAFAELALPQPFYFASVRDSVEDKGTVAYLMDLATQVGMENRYIALEDIGELNGQLVDEQGTAMAGLFKLYPWEFMVREDFASVIQSSQTQFIEPAWKMLLSNKGILPLLWQRYPNHPNLLPAFFETPRSEPMGPGWVRKPLFSREGANVEMITAAGDRVTAQGPYSDGRYIRQALQPLPKFCDHQRGQDTYTMLGSWVVGDSAAGICIREDATLITKDSSRFIPHIILG
- a CDS encoding glycosyl hydrolase, translated to MKTPLRLFMPGVLALGVLLCPPTSFAQTPTPLWADEFNGTRIDHSIWSYKVGGDGNGNGELQYYTARSENAYIEDGKLVIEARREAYEGREFTSARLHTNGRMSFRFGTLEARIKLPRVDNGLWPAFWMLGTNFGLDGWPKSGEWDILEAGYRSAQLDGTVNKSVSAAVHWWHESGTWSDWLQADFAQSTQLPANFYEDYHTYRLEWTPTHVTISVDNNPYFTMEITDANMAELRDNPASIILNLAVGGWNFVEITDPAQITAPFPARMYVDYVRLYANEHTELSVANDDLPSGNFGISTETTPVLNELNWGDRTNLYVWNNMTNIATTPSEGSGALAYSIAPGDWWGMGLLHKDYNMRNYQHGYLHLDIKTSSPGNFSIGMASTSGGDGKVDFYEGGDQYGLVRDGEWHHVAIPLSKFGNLDFETIKTFFSVFGPGPAEPMEIAFDNIYLSESIALQAPEFGNFGIYTETPAHKNAGEFAFGVSGDLFLWDETLTLENGDNKEGNSALHLKSTGKGWFGMGLTARDGFNLTAFDNPEAKLHFSLKTTHPGDFQIGFKSGSQDGIGQKWIQFKAGNDPYGFVRDGQWHEIEIPMSELARDLDLFDVRQLLQVLGGGETDGISIDDVYLSGGQAAQDPGTNGTPVNRAPSAAIKTSLMGGIAPAIINFDGSRSVDVNGDELSYVWDFGDGTSATGVNVNHTYTSEGAYHVTLTVSDGELSSTARTFIFIDKDYGQAKSAKRGLGYGSHSLEDLAVISRGISWWYNWSHSPDLMIKDVYRQYGVEFAPMAWNGNFNDAAMRAYIAAHPDVKYILAFNEPNFIDQANMTPSQAVAQWPRLEAIADEFGLKIVSVAMNFCGHCVTENGTTYYSPFDYLDDFFELCPTCRVDAISIHAYMPDVYGVEWYVNEFKKYGRPIWMTEFSAWETVKTLDDQKRMLIQVVDSFESNSDMERYAWFTGRRNGHPFNGLFDYRQSGVLTELGSIYVNMPVHGETSVHTLPKLVQAENYAARSGVRVEETRDASGFLNLSDMEAGGWVEYNLTSTATAYDLDLRVASETGGSINVLVDGVPTGVINIPATGGLQTWANTQAQLTLGMGARKLRLVFDQPVNINWIKFSLAGTGSSSSASTSSAASSSSEVSSSSLSSASSSSVAVDSSSSSSLSSAASSVATPVGNLALNRPTVASSIEGEAWAAANATDGNAGTRWGSQFLDGQWIYVDLGSVRPISSVRLVWEDAYAKSYHIQVSNDATNWSTLVTEADSDGGVDVHSLSASGRYVRILGVTRAGGYGISLWEFEIY
- a CDS encoding DUF1190 domain-containing protein, with translation MKRSKKAALVLMVPATTLMLAGCGEDREQSAVVFSSPTECAQSLVVSAEQCESDYTAAQALHPQVAPKYLNKQECEADFGAGQCETAPYQTTSGGSVFMPMMMGFLAGQLMGGANAQNLQARNQRAIPSQPLYKSRDDRSTFRTATNQPVSKGIGPITLRPSQVQPKVGQVVRRGGFGQQAAMRAPATGFGG